A genome region from Arthrobacter sp. V1I9 includes the following:
- a CDS encoding VOC family protein, translated as MGGVVHFEIPADDQERARSFYKEALGWRIDPVPGMDYNMVVTTPMDESTGQPTEAGAINGGMMAREADLSNPVLTVDVEDIEATLKTVESLGGAVVRPKETIPGMGSFAYFKDTEGNVMGLWENLPADQQAQAAG; from the coding sequence ATGGGTGGAGTAGTGCATTTCGAAATCCCCGCGGACGATCAGGAGCGGGCCAGGAGCTTCTACAAGGAGGCCCTCGGCTGGCGCATCGATCCCGTGCCGGGCATGGACTACAACATGGTGGTCACCACGCCCATGGACGAGTCCACGGGACAACCCACAGAAGCGGGTGCCATCAACGGCGGCATGATGGCCCGGGAGGCGGACCTGTCCAACCCCGTCCTCACCGTGGACGTGGAGGACATCGAGGCCACGCTGAAGACGGTGGAGTCTTTGGGCGGTGCCGTGGTGAGGCCGAAGGAAACCATCCCGGGGATGGGCTCCTTCGCATATTTCAAGGACACCGAAGGCAACGTGATGGGCCTTTGGGAAAACCTTCCCGCTGACCAGCAGGCGCAGGCCGCCGGGTAG
- a CDS encoding cystathionine gamma-synthase, with amino-acid sequence MSVSNNQGFNTRAVHAGQAFEPRTGAVVPPLHFSSTYAQDGIGGLRDGYEYGRGGNPTRDALQEQLAALEGGSHAYSFSSGLAAEDSLIRALTRPGDHIVLGNDAYGGTYRLISRVLGGWGIGNTPVDMADLDAVTKAVAANKTRFVWVETPSNPLMKITDIEALAAVAHDAGALLVVDNTFASPYLQTPLALGADIVVHSTTKYIGGHSDVVGGAVVVKDAELAEKIGFVQFAVGAVSGPMDAFLTTRGLKTLGVRMDRHSLNGQAVAEWLLERPEVEAVLYPGLPSHPGHELARKQMRSFGGMVSVQFKGGEAAARKVAESTSVFTLAESLGGIESLMNYPSEMTHASVKGTELAVPVNLLRLSCGIEDVEDLVADLDQAFSSIP; translated from the coding sequence ATGTCCGTATCGAACAACCAGGGGTTCAACACCCGCGCCGTACACGCCGGCCAGGCTTTTGAACCCCGCACCGGTGCCGTTGTGCCGCCGCTGCACTTCAGCTCCACCTACGCGCAGGACGGCATCGGCGGGCTCCGCGACGGCTATGAATACGGCCGCGGCGGCAACCCCACCCGTGACGCGCTGCAGGAACAGCTCGCTGCGCTGGAAGGCGGCAGCCACGCCTACAGCTTCAGCTCAGGACTCGCGGCCGAGGACTCCCTCATCCGCGCCCTGACCCGGCCCGGTGACCACATTGTGCTGGGCAACGACGCCTATGGCGGCACCTACCGCCTGATCAGCCGGGTGCTCGGCGGCTGGGGGATAGGCAACACGCCCGTGGACATGGCCGACCTCGACGCCGTCACCAAAGCCGTCGCCGCCAACAAAACCCGCTTCGTCTGGGTGGAAACGCCCTCCAACCCGCTGATGAAGATCACGGACATCGAGGCCCTTGCCGCGGTGGCGCACGACGCCGGCGCCCTCCTGGTGGTGGACAACACCTTCGCTTCGCCCTACCTGCAGACGCCGCTGGCACTCGGTGCCGACATCGTGGTGCACTCCACCACCAAGTACATCGGCGGGCACTCGGACGTGGTGGGCGGGGCCGTTGTGGTCAAGGATGCCGAACTGGCCGAAAAGATCGGCTTTGTACAGTTCGCTGTGGGTGCCGTCTCGGGTCCGATGGATGCCTTCCTCACCACCCGCGGCCTGAAGACGCTGGGTGTGCGGATGGACCGGCACAGCCTTAACGGCCAGGCCGTAGCGGAATGGCTGCTGGAACGACCCGAGGTTGAAGCCGTCCTCTACCCGGGGCTGCCGTCCCACCCCGGCCACGAGTTGGCCAGGAAACAGATGCGGAGCTTCGGGGGCATGGTTTCGGTACAGTTCAAGGGTGGCGAAGCGGCCGCCCGGAAGGTGGCCGAATCCACCTCCGTGTTCACCCTGGCGGAGTCCCTGGGCGGCATCGAATCGCTGATGAACTACCCGTCCGAGATGACCCATGCGTCCGTCAAGGGTACGGAACTGGCTGTTCCGGTGAACCTGCTCCGCCTGTCCTGCGGCATCGAGGACGTGGAGGACCTGGTGGCCGACCTGGACCAGGCATTCTCCTCCATCCCCTGA
- a CDS encoding helix-turn-helix domain-containing protein produces the protein MALRSDWSRRNCSMARGLDILGDPWSILVLREVFFGNGRFDAMKARLEVADSVLTKRLAGLVESGLLTKRAYDDGGRTRSEYVLTPKGEDALPVLNAVTIWAEKHLPAPSEQAHMYVIHSGCGQRTSSADTCTGCGERLTAANTSWHSQTRTKAPVALATATPSTGAAA, from the coding sequence ATGGCACTCCGATCGGACTGGTCCCGGCGCAACTGCAGCATGGCCCGCGGCCTGGATATCCTTGGCGATCCCTGGTCCATCCTGGTGCTCCGGGAGGTGTTCTTCGGGAACGGCCGCTTCGACGCCATGAAGGCCCGGCTGGAAGTGGCCGACTCCGTGCTCACCAAGCGCCTGGCCGGCCTGGTGGAGTCCGGGCTGCTGACCAAACGGGCCTACGACGACGGCGGCCGCACCCGGAGCGAGTACGTCCTCACACCCAAGGGTGAGGACGCCCTCCCGGTGCTGAATGCGGTCACCATCTGGGCGGAGAAACACCTGCCGGCTCCCTCGGAGCAGGCGCACATGTACGTTATCCACTCCGGCTGCGGGCAGCGAACCAGCTCGGCGGATACCTGCACCGGGTGCGGTGAACGGCTGACCGCCGCCAACACGAGCTGGCACAGCCAAACAAGGACCAAGGCGCCCGTGGCGCTTGCCACCGCCACGCCTTCCACGGGAGCAGCAGCATGA
- a CDS encoding MFS transporter: MSADQTVEGTLPEAGRPSQSPAAAVVPAPAPRRPRRLHPAWVVAAVAFLALVGAAGFRAAPGVLMVPLQQEFGWSTTVLSGAVSINLVLFGLTAPFAAALMERFGIRKVTATALVLIGLGSALTVLVNQSWQILLTWGLLIGIGTGSMALVFAATIANTWFVKSRGLVIGILTAGSAAGQLVFLPFIAMLAQDPGWRQASLLIAVGALAVVPLVLKFLKNSPAEAGVLPYGAEPPAAGATVQAAAPDSGPRTNAAVRALQVLKRASRIRTFWALAAGFAICGATTNGLIGTHFIPSAHDHGMPETTAAGLLAVVGIFDIVGTIASGWLTDRFNPRILLAVYYQFRGIGLLVLPLLLSAEVQPSMILFVVIYGLDWVATVPPTAAICRETFGADGSVVFGWVFAAHQLGAAAAALGAGAIRDATGQYTYAWFGAAAMCTIAAVISATIRKHSASREAEPVPAS, from the coding sequence ATGAGCGCGGATCAGACCGTCGAGGGAACCCTCCCGGAAGCCGGCCGTCCCTCCCAAAGCCCGGCTGCCGCCGTCGTGCCCGCCCCCGCACCCCGGCGGCCCAGGCGCCTGCACCCCGCCTGGGTGGTTGCGGCTGTTGCCTTCCTTGCATTGGTGGGCGCCGCCGGTTTCCGTGCGGCGCCGGGGGTCCTGATGGTGCCGCTGCAGCAGGAGTTCGGCTGGTCCACCACCGTTTTGTCCGGGGCCGTCAGCATCAACCTGGTTCTCTTCGGGCTGACGGCACCCTTCGCGGCTGCGCTGATGGAGCGGTTCGGCATCCGGAAGGTCACGGCAACGGCGCTGGTGCTGATCGGTCTGGGCAGCGCCCTCACCGTACTGGTGAACCAGTCCTGGCAGATCCTGCTGACCTGGGGTCTGTTGATCGGGATCGGCACCGGATCCATGGCACTGGTTTTCGCCGCCACCATTGCCAACACCTGGTTCGTGAAGAGCCGGGGCCTGGTGATCGGCATCCTGACGGCTGGCAGCGCGGCCGGGCAGCTGGTCTTCCTGCCGTTCATCGCCATGCTGGCACAGGATCCGGGGTGGCGGCAGGCGTCCCTGCTGATTGCCGTGGGGGCTCTGGCAGTTGTTCCGCTGGTGCTGAAGTTCCTCAAGAACTCTCCGGCCGAGGCCGGCGTGCTGCCTTACGGGGCCGAGCCGCCCGCCGCCGGAGCCACCGTCCAGGCGGCCGCGCCGGACAGCGGACCCCGCACCAATGCCGCGGTGCGTGCACTGCAGGTCCTGAAGAGGGCAAGCCGTATCCGCACCTTCTGGGCGTTGGCGGCAGGGTTCGCGATCTGCGGAGCCACCACCAACGGCCTGATCGGCACCCACTTCATACCCTCCGCGCACGACCACGGCATGCCCGAAACCACCGCAGCCGGCCTGCTCGCCGTCGTCGGCATCTTCGACATCGTGGGCACCATCGCCTCCGGCTGGCTGACCGACCGGTTCAACCCGCGGATCCTGCTCGCCGTCTATTATCAGTTCCGCGGGATCGGCCTGCTGGTGCTTCCCCTGCTCCTGAGCGCCGAAGTCCAGCCCAGCATGATCCTTTTTGTGGTGATTTACGGCCTCGACTGGGTGGCCACGGTACCCCCGACGGCGGCCATCTGCCGGGAAACCTTCGGCGCAGACGGCAGCGTGGTGTTCGGCTGGGTGTTTGCGGCCCACCAGCTCGGAGCGGCCGCGGCAGCACTGGGCGCCGGTGCCATCAGGGACGCCACCGGCCAGTACACCTATGCCTGGTTCGGCGCGGCAGCCATGTGCACCATCGCAGCGGTCATCAGCGCCACCATCCGCAAGCATTCGGCCTCCCGGGAAGCGGAGCCGGTGCCAGCTTCGTAG
- a CDS encoding SDR family oxidoreductase, with protein sequence MESPLPASARKAALVTGVGRLASIGAGIARQLAAEGWDLVLAYWQDYDARMPWGSEPDDVVRLTAELEAIGARVHSLPANLEDPETPERLLAEAVRLAGPLQGMVLSHAESVDSGILDTSLESFERHFAVNTRASWQLIAAFARQASDDGGAIVALTSDHTAFNLPYGASKGALDRIVIAAARELGPLGISANVLNPGPVDTGWMDDGIREAVLARQPTGRMGTPADVAGTVAFLLSPAGRWVSGQLIKSDGGFSA encoded by the coding sequence ATGGAATCTCCATTACCCGCAAGTGCGCGCAAAGCCGCCCTGGTCACGGGCGTCGGCAGGCTTGCCAGCATAGGCGCCGGCATCGCCCGCCAGTTGGCAGCGGAAGGCTGGGACCTGGTCCTGGCTTACTGGCAGGACTACGATGCCCGGATGCCGTGGGGGAGCGAGCCGGACGACGTCGTCCGTTTGACCGCCGAGCTGGAAGCCATCGGCGCGCGCGTGCACTCCCTGCCCGCGAATTTGGAGGACCCTGAAACGCCGGAGCGGTTGCTGGCTGAAGCGGTGCGGCTGGCCGGTCCGCTGCAGGGCATGGTGCTCAGCCACGCCGAATCGGTGGACTCCGGCATCCTGGACACCAGCCTGGAGTCCTTCGAGCGCCACTTCGCCGTCAACACGCGGGCCAGCTGGCAACTGATCGCCGCATTCGCGCGGCAGGCGTCGGACGACGGCGGCGCGATCGTTGCGCTGACCAGTGACCACACAGCGTTCAACCTGCCCTACGGCGCCTCAAAGGGGGCGCTGGACAGGATCGTGATTGCCGCCGCCCGCGAGCTGGGGCCGCTGGGAATCTCGGCGAACGTTCTGAACCCGGGGCCGGTGGACACGGGCTGGATGGATGACGGGATCAGGGAAGCTGTCCTGGCCCGCCAGCCCACCGGCCGCATGGGCACCCCTGCCGACGTCGCCGGTACGGTGGCATTCCTGCTCTCACCCGCCGGCCGCTGGGTCTCCGGCCAGCTCATCAAGTCCGATGGCGGCTTCTCGGCCTGA
- a CDS encoding APC family permease, which produces MSTETTTAGGPGGAPGTSVPPKGLRAGVLDLGDSVMLGLASTAPVYSLAATLGLIVAVNGDYTPLVLLLGFIPVLFIAYAFRELNSAIPDCGTTFTWSRRAFGPWAGWLGGWGVALAGIVVLANLAQVAGQYLWLLVGDGSLAENKVLVTATGVLFIAVMTLVNYRGIRLGEHVQRVLTYVQYISLGIFALAIVVGIVRGSASGDTTIQSFDFEWFNPVGAFADPGAVVHGVLLALFIYWGWDTCLAVNEETENPSTTPGRGAVISAFVLVAIYVSVALLVMMYATVGTDGIGLGNEANQDDVFLAMKDVVLGPWGWLIVVAVLASVLSSTQTTILPTARGTLSMGVHGALPAKFGEVHTKNQTPGFSTQVMGAAAIAYYVAMSFLSENLLSDSISAISLFIAFYYALTGYACFWFFRKTLGGSARSLWFRGILPLVGALLLTAAFFISAVQMWDPAYGDTQIFGVGGAFISGVVLLALGVVLAVVCRFLPATRGYFTGGHPAAAGQPPVPSPK; this is translated from the coding sequence ATGAGCACGGAAACCACGACGGCGGGGGGACCGGGCGGCGCGCCCGGCACCTCCGTTCCGCCCAAGGGCCTCCGCGCCGGCGTCCTGGACCTCGGCGACTCGGTCATGCTGGGTTTGGCATCAACGGCGCCGGTGTATTCGCTCGCGGCGACCCTGGGCCTCATTGTTGCGGTGAACGGGGACTACACTCCCCTGGTCCTGTTGCTGGGCTTCATCCCGGTCCTGTTCATCGCCTATGCCTTCCGCGAGCTCAACAGTGCCATCCCGGACTGCGGCACTACCTTCACCTGGTCCCGGCGGGCCTTCGGGCCATGGGCAGGATGGCTGGGCGGCTGGGGTGTTGCGCTTGCCGGCATCGTGGTGCTGGCCAATCTCGCGCAGGTGGCGGGCCAGTATCTCTGGCTCCTGGTGGGTGACGGCTCGCTGGCTGAGAACAAGGTGCTGGTCACCGCCACGGGTGTGCTGTTCATCGCCGTGATGACACTGGTGAATTACCGGGGAATCCGGCTGGGCGAACACGTCCAGCGGGTCCTGACCTACGTGCAGTACATTTCGCTCGGTATTTTCGCACTTGCCATTGTGGTGGGGATTGTCCGCGGTTCAGCCAGTGGCGACACAACAATCCAGTCCTTCGATTTTGAGTGGTTCAACCCTGTTGGTGCCTTCGCGGACCCCGGCGCCGTGGTGCACGGAGTGCTGCTGGCGCTCTTTATCTACTGGGGCTGGGACACCTGCCTGGCGGTCAACGAGGAAACCGAGAACCCTTCCACCACCCCGGGCCGGGGGGCCGTGATCTCCGCGTTCGTCCTGGTGGCCATCTATGTATCCGTTGCACTTCTGGTGATGATGTACGCCACCGTCGGCACTGACGGGATAGGCCTGGGCAATGAGGCCAACCAGGACGATGTATTCCTGGCCATGAAGGACGTGGTGCTGGGACCGTGGGGCTGGCTGATCGTCGTCGCGGTCCTGGCTTCGGTGTTGTCCTCCACCCAGACCACCATCCTGCCCACCGCCCGCGGAACCCTGTCCATGGGGGTCCATGGCGCGCTGCCCGCGAAGTTCGGCGAGGTGCACACGAAGAACCAGACGCCCGGATTCTCCACCCAGGTCATGGGTGCCGCGGCCATTGCCTATTACGTGGCCATGAGCTTCCTGAGCGAAAACCTGCTCTCGGACTCGATCAGCGCCATCAGCCTGTTCATCGCGTTCTATTACGCCCTCACCGGGTACGCCTGCTTCTGGTTCTTCCGGAAGACGCTGGGCGGGTCCGCACGCAGTCTGTGGTTCCGGGGCATCCTGCCGCTGGTAGGCGCGCTGCTGCTGACCGCTGCCTTCTTCATCTCGGCCGTGCAGATGTGGGACCCGGCGTACGGCGATACCCAGATTTTCGGCGTCGGCGGGGCATTCATCAGCGGCGTGGTGCTGCTGGCCCTGGGCGTGGTGCTCGCGGTGGTCTGCCGGTTCCTTCCCGCAACCCGCGGCTACTTCACCGGCGGACACCCAGCCGCCGCCGGGCAACCCCCCGTCCCCTCCCCCAAGTAG
- a CDS encoding glutathionylspermidine synthase family protein produces the protein MKRKVSEPRPGWKQKIEEQGLVFSTTTMDDGRKIEYWNEAAYYEFTMDEVETLEVTAEDMHKMCLEAARFLATGAMGHIGIGPQALELAAESLQASDVDVYGRFDFIYDGQGGPAKMLEYNADTPTGLIEAAVAQWFWLQDVFPEKDQWNGIHEALIRQWKKVQYRTGMSTLHVAHSEVEESGEDWMTAAYMRDVASQAGWTTIGINMSDIGWDPNLNRFVDMDNFMISTMFKLYPWELMMKEPFGHRLLERAHNPRWVEPAWKMLLSNKALLAALWHLYPEHPNLLPAYLNEPGPLKEWVAKPLHGREGDNIRIHAKGINLEQPGGYGREGWCYQQYQPLPDFDGNHPVLGLWVVDGESVGCGIRESDGPITDYFCRFVPNIIDAAAPLSAAAHSSKAGIAL, from the coding sequence GTGAAGCGGAAGGTGAGCGAGCCCAGGCCCGGGTGGAAGCAGAAGATTGAAGAACAGGGCCTGGTGTTCTCCACCACCACGATGGATGACGGGCGGAAGATCGAGTACTGGAACGAGGCCGCGTACTACGAATTCACCATGGACGAGGTTGAGACCCTTGAGGTAACGGCGGAGGACATGCACAAGATGTGCCTGGAAGCCGCCCGGTTCCTGGCCACCGGGGCTATGGGGCACATCGGCATCGGCCCGCAGGCGCTGGAACTGGCCGCCGAGTCGCTCCAGGCCTCCGACGTGGACGTTTACGGCCGGTTTGACTTCATCTATGACGGTCAGGGCGGGCCGGCCAAGATGCTCGAGTACAACGCGGACACTCCCACCGGCCTGATTGAGGCAGCCGTGGCCCAATGGTTCTGGCTGCAGGACGTCTTCCCGGAGAAGGACCAGTGGAACGGCATCCACGAAGCGCTGATCCGGCAGTGGAAGAAGGTGCAGTACCGCACGGGAATGAGCACCCTGCACGTTGCGCACTCGGAAGTTGAGGAGTCCGGCGAGGACTGGATGACTGCCGCCTACATGCGGGATGTAGCCAGCCAGGCTGGGTGGACCACCATCGGCATCAATATGTCCGATATCGGCTGGGACCCTAATTTGAACCGCTTTGTGGACATGGACAACTTCATGATCAGCACCATGTTCAAGCTGTATCCGTGGGAGCTGATGATGAAGGAGCCGTTTGGGCACCGGCTGCTGGAGCGCGCCCACAACCCCCGCTGGGTGGAACCGGCCTGGAAGATGCTGCTCTCCAACAAGGCACTCCTCGCGGCACTGTGGCACCTGTACCCGGAGCACCCCAACCTGCTGCCGGCCTACCTCAACGAGCCGGGCCCGCTGAAGGAATGGGTGGCCAAGCCCCTGCACGGCCGCGAGGGCGACAACATCAGGATCCATGCCAAGGGCATCAACCTCGAGCAGCCCGGAGGGTACGGACGCGAAGGCTGGTGCTACCAGCAGTACCAACCGCTGCCCGATTTCGATGGCAACCACCCGGTCCTTGGCCTGTGGGTGGTGGACGGCGAATCCGTAGGCTGCGGAATCCGCGAATCGGACGGCCCCATCACCGATTACTTCTGCAGGTTCGTGCCCAACATCATTGACGCTGCTGCCCCGCTCTCGGCCGCGGCCCATTCAAGCAAAGCAGGTATCGCACTATGA
- a CDS encoding Tat pathway signal protein, giving the protein MDPNKDPEHDPAKGDGQQARAPRGSGAAPDETPGRDAPKPPPWQVPKPELRPDLLKEPVTPVDPFARDRERQLNEAAAHKKRSQRRTVVVGLGVTALLAGTITAIVASNQDDPEYAQVCFNDETGERVEDASCDSSAGRGGGIYAWYFFSRGSFVPAIGQNRSTAPNYSRTVPSGAKASTGYSRQGGTVSRGGFGTSAKSGSGGGGKVSGG; this is encoded by the coding sequence ATGGACCCGAATAAGGATCCGGAGCACGATCCAGCCAAGGGCGATGGCCAGCAGGCCCGCGCGCCGCGCGGGTCCGGTGCTGCACCGGACGAAACCCCCGGCCGGGACGCGCCCAAACCTCCCCCGTGGCAGGTTCCCAAGCCGGAGCTGCGCCCGGACCTCCTCAAGGAACCTGTCACCCCGGTGGACCCGTTCGCCCGCGACCGCGAACGGCAGCTCAATGAGGCCGCTGCCCATAAGAAGCGCTCCCAGCGGCGGACCGTCGTCGTGGGTTTGGGCGTAACAGCACTTCTCGCCGGCACCATCACAGCAATCGTGGCCAGCAACCAGGACGACCCCGAGTATGCGCAGGTATGTTTCAATGACGAAACCGGCGAGCGCGTGGAGGACGCCAGCTGTGACAGCTCCGCCGGCAGGGGCGGCGGCATTTACGCCTGGTACTTTTTCTCCCGCGGCTCGTTCGTCCCCGCCATCGGACAGAACCGCTCCACCGCACCCAACTACAGCAGGACCGTGCCCAGCGGAGCCAAAGCTTCCACGGGATACAGCAGACAGGGCGGCACTGTCAGCCGCGGCGGCTTCGGCACCAGCGCGAAAAGCGGTTCCGGCGGCGGCGGCAAAGTTTCGGGAGGATAG
- a CDS encoding MOSC domain-containing protein has protein sequence METASVLAVCRVHQLVPDASSVGVTAIDKRAVEGPVKVHKLGLQGDIQANRVHHGGPDQALYAYSQVDADFWAGELERELPPGIFGENLRVGGLDATKAVIGERWKIGLDVEVEVTSPRTPCATFQRRMGEPRFVKRFTAEGRVGAYLRVIRVGAIRPGDLIHRLYVPRHGVTVGKWFSEPDRESMEALLGAEADGGIRLQQPEFRQKFAQLERQLGR, from the coding sequence ATGGAAACCGCCTCTGTGCTCGCCGTCTGCCGTGTCCACCAGCTCGTGCCGGATGCCTCCAGCGTGGGGGTAACCGCCATCGACAAGCGTGCGGTGGAGGGACCGGTAAAGGTGCACAAGCTGGGCCTTCAGGGCGATATCCAGGCGAACCGGGTGCACCACGGCGGGCCGGACCAGGCCCTCTACGCCTACTCGCAGGTGGATGCCGACTTTTGGGCAGGCGAGCTGGAGCGCGAGCTTCCGCCGGGAATCTTCGGGGAGAACCTTCGCGTCGGCGGGCTCGACGCCACCAAAGCCGTTATTGGGGAGCGCTGGAAGATCGGGCTCGACGTGGAGGTTGAGGTGACGTCGCCGCGCACCCCATGTGCCACCTTCCAGCGAAGGATGGGGGAGCCCCGGTTCGTTAAGAGGTTCACCGCCGAGGGCCGGGTAGGTGCGTACCTTCGGGTGATCCGTGTTGGCGCCATCCGGCCTGGGGACCTCATCCACCGGCTGTATGTCCCCAGGCACGGGGTCACTGTGGGCAAGTGGTTCAGCGAGCCGGACCGGGAGTCCATGGAAGCATTGCTCGGCGCCGAGGCCGACGGCGGGATCCGCCTGCAGCAGCCTGAGTTCAGGCAGAAGTTCGCACAGCTGGAGCGGCAGCTGGGCCGGTAA
- a CDS encoding dihydrofolate reductase family protein — MAQLIYSGITSLDGYVADSSGNFDWSAPDEEVHAFVNDLERDAGTYLLGRRMYEVMSVWESMGGPDDPPVIQDFARIWQGADKVVYSASLTHPATPRTRVERAFDPAAVSQLKASTGGSISIGGATLAAAALRAGLVDECQIFLNPVAVGGGLRFLPDGLNLRLELQEERRFRNGVVYLRYRTVF, encoded by the coding sequence ATGGCGCAGCTTATCTACTCCGGCATCACCTCCCTGGACGGATACGTGGCGGACAGCAGCGGCAACTTTGACTGGAGCGCTCCCGATGAAGAAGTCCATGCCTTCGTCAACGATCTCGAGCGCGACGCCGGAACGTACCTTTTGGGGCGGCGCATGTACGAGGTGATGTCGGTCTGGGAATCGATGGGCGGCCCCGATGATCCGCCGGTGATCCAGGACTTCGCCCGCATCTGGCAAGGGGCAGACAAAGTTGTCTACTCAGCTTCGCTAACCCATCCCGCCACCCCGCGCACCCGCGTGGAACGGGCCTTCGACCCCGCGGCCGTGAGCCAACTGAAGGCCAGCACGGGCGGCAGCATCAGCATCGGCGGCGCCACCCTGGCCGCCGCGGCGCTCCGGGCGGGCCTCGTGGACGAGTGCCAAATCTTCCTTAACCCGGTAGCAGTGGGAGGAGGACTGCGGTTCCTTCCGGACGGCCTGAACCTGCGCCTCGAACTGCAGGAGGAGCGCAGGTTCCGCAACGGCGTGGTGTACCTTCGCTACCGCACCGTCTTCTGA
- a CDS encoding SDR family oxidoreductase — translation MTRIAIIGGHGKVALHLSALLTEEGHSVTSFFRNRDHTSEVAETGATPSVLDIENSTTAAIAEALQGHDAVVWSAGAGGGNPARTYAVDRDAAIRSMDAAAQAGVNRYVMVSYLGARKDHGVPENNDFFAYAEAKAAADDYLRGTNLAWTILGPGTLTDKPGTGSIKVDPEPGEGDRGTSRSNTAIVAAAVLDLPETAGRMIEFCDGSLPVAAALESLS, via the coding sequence ATGACCCGAATCGCAATCATCGGCGGCCACGGCAAAGTGGCCCTCCACCTGTCCGCCCTTCTAACGGAAGAGGGCCACAGCGTCACCTCGTTTTTCCGCAACCGGGACCATACGTCCGAGGTCGCGGAGACGGGCGCAACGCCGTCGGTCCTCGATATCGAGAATTCGACGACGGCGGCAATCGCCGAGGCGCTGCAGGGCCACGACGCCGTGGTCTGGTCCGCGGGCGCCGGCGGCGGGAACCCGGCCCGCACGTACGCCGTGGACCGGGACGCGGCCATCCGGTCGATGGACGCCGCAGCGCAGGCGGGAGTGAACCGCTACGTGATGGTGTCCTACCTGGGAGCCCGCAAGGACCACGGCGTGCCGGAGAACAACGACTTCTTCGCCTACGCCGAAGCCAAAGCCGCCGCTGATGATTATCTTCGCGGCACCAACCTCGCCTGGACCATCCTGGGGCCCGGCACCCTGACGGACAAACCCGGCACCGGCTCGATCAAGGTGGACCCTGAGCCGGGAGAGGGGGACCGGGGAACGTCGCGCAGCAACACGGCCATCGTGGCGGCCGCGGTGCTGGACCTGCCGGAGACGGCTGGCCGGATGATTGAATTCTGCGACGGTTCGCTGCCGGTTGCCGCCGCGCTGGAGTCACTTAGCTGA